The DNA sequence TGCGAATCGTCGAAGTGTTGACCCCGCGCGTGACCGCCACGGGCGAGTTACACAAATCCGACGCTTCGCGCGCGAAAGAACTCGCAGCCGAGAGCGGCCTCTCTCCGGACGCGCTCGCGCTCGCGCTTATGATGGGACGTCAATCCGGTTGTCTCGACGCAAGAGACGGCCGGCTGGTGGTGACGCAACGGGCGGACCGGTGGTCGGAGTCGAATACCGCCGACCGGGTGCGCGATATGTTCGATGCGTACCTCTCGTCGGAAGACCTATTCGACATTCATTTGTTCTTCCCGCAGATTGAAGGCGCGCTCGATGAACACCTGCCGGCGGGGTCGCTGCGCCGCACCTACCACAAGGTGCTTGTCTCGCAGTTGCTCGCGTGCTTGCAGCCGGACGCGTGGTATACCTCCGATGCATTCGCGGACCTCGTCCGCCGCGCCGACCCAAATGTGTTGTTCAACGAAGAGCGCTGGCGCGCCATTGCCTCCCACACGCACGACCCGTCGCCCGCGTGGCGCGACCGATCATGGCAGGCGCACGACAAGCGCCTCATCGCCTGGATTATCCAGAGCGTGCTGGGCCGGCTGGGTATGGTCCAGCTCGCGAACGAGGGCCGCGTATTTCGCCTGACGCCATTGGGCCGTTTTGCGCTCGGCATCGGCGAGGCCCCCGCCGAACCCGAAACAACCGACAACGAAGCCCTCGTTGTGCAACCGGACTTCGAAGTCATTCTGTATTGCGACAAAAGCACGCCCGTCGTGCGGCGCCGGGTCGACACCTTCTGCGAACGCGTGCGCGGCGGCATTGTCAGCACGTACCGCTTGACCAAAGACAGCATCTATCGCGGCCTGAAGACCGGCGTCACGTTCGAGCAGTTCACGCAGACGCTCGAACGCCATACGCGCCGCGCGTTGCCCGCGAACGTCGTCGACCAAATCGCGACGTGGGAGCGCAAAGCGTCTTCCGTTTCGATCTTCACCGGGTGCAAACTGATCGAGTGCCTGAGGGCCGAAGACGCCGCGAAGTTGGTCGAGCAATATCCCGAAGCGCGCCGTATCGGCGAAAGATTCGTGTTAACGGTTGCCACCCCGGACGAAATCGCAGCGCGTGTCGACTATTCGACGCCCGATCAACGCTGCCTGCTTCAGGATGACGGGCTCGCGCTGCGCGCGCCGTGGGCCACAAGATCGCTGTTTGTGCGGCATCGGCTTGAAGAAATCGGCGAGGTGACGGAAACGCCCGAAGGCGATCTTGTGTTGGTGTTGAAAAAGGAATGCCTCACGAAGGACGTCGATTGGGGGCTGCATGTCGCGGCGCTCGATTCGATGGTGGTCGAGCCGCTGGCGCCCCGGTATCGTACGGCGCTGCGCACGTGGAGCGGCGACGCGAACCCGCCGAGCATTCATAACGCGACGCTCGTGCGATTTGACGACGCGGACATGTGCTCGAGCGCGATGCAGTTGCCGGACCTCGCCCAGCACGTCGAGGGCCGGCTCGGCTTGTACACCGTCGCGTTGAAGCCGGGGGCCTTGACATCATTCAAGAAGGCGTTGAAGGCGCTTGGCCTTTCGATCGATCGCAGCGAAGGCACGCTCGATGACGGCGCGCCCGAGGACTGGGCCGTGCAGTGGGTCGAGTCCCAACGCCCGCCACAGCCGACCACGGAAGACGCGGTGAAAACCGTCGCCGCGGAAAAGTTGGTCTCACCCGACGACGACATCCAACTGCCGGCCTATTCGCCTCAGATCATGCGCGAGATCATCCAGGACGCGATTCAGCGCCGGCGTACGTTGTTGCTGCGCTACAAGTCCACGTGGAGCAACAAGCCGTCGGTGCGCCGCGTGAACCCGGTGACGCTCGATACAGTCGGGCCTGTGCCGTCCTTGAGCGGCTACTGTCACCGCCTCGGCGGCGCGCGCGTGTTCAAGTTCGCGCAAATCTCCGGTATCCGAGTGCTCGAAGACGAACGGTTCTGAGTTGGAAGCGGGCGGTCTTGGTGCCGAGCGCGGATGGCACTGCCTCATCGGACCGCGGTTCTACCCCTGCGGATTGCCCATCAGCTCCACGAAAGTCTTGAAGAGATCCGTATCGAGATCCAGCGCCATTTCGTCGTTCATGAGCTTGAGCGCCCGGTAGCTTGACATAGGCTCCTTGTACGAACGCCGCGTCGTCAGCGCGTCGAATATGTCCGCAATAGTCGAGACGCGTACCAGCGGATCAATCTGCTTGGCCGTCAAGTTGTCCGGGTAGCCCCCGCCGCGCAACTTCTCGTGATGGTGCCGCGTAATCTCGAGGGCGAGATCGCTGAACATCGCGTGGTCCCTGAGGATATCGAATCCGGTCACCGGGTGTTTTTGCATCTGCTTCCACTGTTCGTCGGTCAGCTTTCCTTTGGCCCGCAGAATCTTCGGATCGATCGTGCACTTTCCGATGTCGTGAAGCAGCGTGCCTTCGCCGAATTCGAGCAAGGTCTTCTCGTCGGCGATACCGGCGCGGCTGGCAAGGCTAAAGCTGTACACGAAAACGTTTACGCTGTGCGTGTACGTGTAATAGTCGTACGAAACGAGCCCGACGAGATGCTCGAATGCCGATTTCTCGCGTTTGAGAAACGCCGCGGTCGAGGCGACGAGGTCCTTGCTGCTCTTCATCATGTCCGTCGATTCGGGATTCGCGAGGATGTTCTCGACCATCGTGTGCGCCGTCGTATAGAGCAATTGGGTGCGCTCGACGACAGGCACCGTTTCGTCCGTGAGCACCGTCTCGAGGTGTTTTTCCAGATACAGCGCGTACTCTTTGCCTTGCGACGTGGGAATGAGAATGCACTCGTGTTTGTTGTCCCCAAGCCGGTGCAATACTTCGGTCGAAATGGGCAGCGACTTGCTGCGAAACAGGACCGGGAATTCGACCCCCTTGAGCTGCACGTAGATATCGAAATCGGCGATGGTGTCGGCCACGAGCGTGGCAAGTGGAATCGGCCGGAAGAGTGACGGAAGAGATTGATCTTCGGTTGCGACGACGATGTTCGTAGCCAAACGAGACGTCCCCTGTTCTGCCACGCTCCAGGGTGATTCTACCGCAAATTGTCTCGGTACGCCACGGGTTTCTTAGTCAAATGCCAACGAAAGAATTCCCGCGGCGATAGTGTCCGCCGCTCCGGGTTTAGCCAACGTACCCGCCGCGTGCGACATGGCGTCCAATTGACCGGAACCCGTCAACAGTCCGCGGATCGCAGCCAACAACGATTCAGGCGTCAGGTCCGCGTCGTGCATGAGTACCGCAGCGCCGGCCTCGACGAACGCCCGCGCATTGTGCTCTTGATGGTTGTCGGTCGCGTGCGGGTACGGGATCAGAATGGACGGTTTGTGCATCAGCGCAAGTTCGGCCGTCGTGGACGCGCCGGACCGCGCAATGACCATATCGGCCGCAGCAAACGCCGCCGCCATGTCATCGATAAACGGAAATACCTGCACGGGGACCGGAGCGTCTTGGGCGGCTTCGCGCGCGCGGGCGGCGTCCACCGGCCCGGTCATCCACATAAGCTGGACTTCGTTCGGCGAGAACAGCGGGAGCAGTCTTGCGACCGCATCGTTAATCGAGCGCGCACCTTGACTGCCGCCGGTAACGAGAATGGACGGAAGAGCCGGGTCGATGCCGAACCGCGCGCACGCCTCGCCGCGCGCGGGTGGATTCGTGAACGCGGCCCGCACCGGATTGCCCACGACGCTCGCTCGCTCTTGCGGATAGTCGCCGACGGTTTCAGGAAAACTCAGGAAGATGCGAGCGGCGCGCTGCGCGGCGAGCCGGTTCGTTTTGCCCATCAGCCGGTTCTGTTCGTGGAGGACCGCCGGAATACCCATGCGCGGCGCGACGTACATCGCCGGAAGCGACACGTATCCGCCGACCCCGAATACGACGTCCGGCTGAAAGTTCCGCAGGTACACCCACACGCGCGCCATGGACCACAACATCTTCAATGCAACCCATCCCCGCCGGACGAACCTCGCGCGCGGCCATCCTTCAACGGGCAGCGAACGAAACGGAATGTCGAGTTTCGTACAGATGCGATGCTCGATAGCGCCCTCGCGCCCTATCCACAGCACGTTGAGGCGCGGGTCCCGGCGCAGGAGTTCTTCGTACACCGCGACCGCGGGCGACGTATGCCCGCCGGTGCCACCGCCTGTGATGACAAGCCGCATGCGTTACGCGCGGCGCGGCGTGGCCGCAATCGGCACGGGAATGTCCCGCTCGACGGCGCGCGAGCCGACGCTGAGCAGTATGCCGACGAGCACCATGTTGATGATGAGCGAACTGCCGCCGGCGCTGACGAACGGGAGACCCAATCCTTTCGTGGGGAGCAGACCCGTGGTTACGCCCATGTTCGCGGCGGCCTGGACGGTGATTAGCGTGGCGACGCCGCTGGCCAGCAGCGTTCCGAACAGATCGCGCGCGCACACCGCGATGCGCAGCGCCGTGACCAGGAACAATCCGAACAGTATGACGAGCGCAAGCGTCCCCGCAAGTCCCATCTCTTCACCCCACACGGAGAAAATGAAATCCGAATGCGCATCCGGCAGCCAATAAAGTTTCTGTTCGCCCGCGCCGAGGCCGCGGCCCCACATGCCTCCGCGAACGAAACCGGTCATCGATTCAATCAACTGGAGTGCCCCGTCCGATCGGTACTTCCATGGGTCGAGAAACGACGCAATGCGTTCCATACGTTCCGGGCTGGTCTTAATCGCGGCGACAACGCCCACGATCGCGGGCACGCCGACCAGGGCGATATGCCAGAGCTTCCCGCCCGCCATGAAGATCATGGCCATTGCAACCGTACCCATGACCACGGGCGTGCCGAGGTCTTGTTCAAGCAAGACCAGCCCCGCGAATACGCCGGTGATAATGATGGCGGGAATGAACCCGCGGAAGAAGCGGCGCACGTGATCCTGGTTTTCGGCGAGTTTCACTGCAAGCGCAATGACGAGCACGAGCTTTGCCACTTCGCTCGGCTGAAAACTGAAGCCGGCAATGTTTAGCCAGCGCCGCGCGCCGCGCACTTCGTCGCCGATGATAAGAACCAAAACGAGTGCGGCAAGTGCGGATCCGGCGAGCAGCCAGAACACGGGTCGCGCCTGCCAAATGCGGTAGTCCACCCGCGCGGCGATCAACATCAGCACAAGTCCAATGCCGGCGTAGATGGCATGGGCCTTCAAATAGTTCAACGGATCGGACAACTGTCCACCGGGTTGCGGGCGGCCAATACCGGCGCTGTACGACATGACGAGGCCGATGCAGACGAGGGCCATTGCGATGTTGAGCACAAACAGGGTTTCGCGTCTCATTGCGCTACTCCTTTTGCGTATGCGCGCACGCATTCCTTGAATATTCGTCCACGGTGTTCGAAGTTGTCGAACATATCGAAACTCGCGCACGCGGGGGAGAGGAGGACCGCTTCGCCCGGTTTGGCCGAACCGGCGGCGAGTTGCACAGCCTCGTCCATCGTTTGTGCGCGGGCGTGGGGGACGATATCGCCAAACGCCGCTTCGAGTAGCGGCGCGTCCTCGCCGATGGCGATCATTTTGGTTACATGCCGTTGCACAAGATCGCGCAACACGCGATAGTCCGATCCCTTGCCGCGCCCGCCGGCAATGAGTGTGATCGGCTTCGAGAAGCTTTCCAGGGCCACGCGTAGGCTGTCAATGTTGGTCGACTTAGAATCGTTTATGTAATCAACCCCATCAATCGACAGCACATGCTCGATTCGGTGTTCGACGCCCCGAAAGGCGCGCAATCCCGTGATCGTGTCGTCCCAATCGAAGCCGCCCGCGTACATCATCGTCAGCGCCGCGAGCACGTTTTGCATGTTGTGGCGCCCCGGCAGCAGCGTGTCGGACGCGTCCGCGACATGAAGATCGCCTAGGTAGATCGCGTCACCGCTTAACCAAAGGCCGCGGTTCACCTTTTCAAGGAGACTATAGCTCCAGACCGTCGCGTCAGGCCGGGTAGGCATCGCGCGGACATGCGTATCATCGAGATTGATCGCCGCGGTGTCGCCTTGGATTTGGTTCTCGAAAATGCGCGCTTTTGCCGCTGCGTAGCCCTCGATGGTCCCGTGCCGGGCCAGATGGTCGGGCGTTACGTTGAGGACGGTCGCGATCCACGGCCGGAAGGTGCGGATCAATTCGAGTTGGTAACTGCTGATTTCCAGCACGATGAACGGCGGAGCTGGATCGGCCATGACGGCAGTCGAGAACGGTACGTTGTTGTTGCCCGCGAGAATGACTTCGTGGCCGCACGCGGCCACGAGGCAGCGCAGCAGTTCGGTTGTCGTTGTCTTTCCGTTTGTACCGGTCACCGCGAGTGTGCGCGACCTGCAAAACGTTGACGCGTACTCCAATTCGCTTACCACATCCGCGCCCGCCTCGCGCGCGCGCCGGATCGGTTCGATCGAAGGGGAAACGCCGGGGCTCGGGACAATGAGCGTGGCCTGTCGAAATGCGGAATCGGTGTGGCCGCCGGTTTCATACGGAACGCCAAGGGTATCGAGTTCCTTTGTGTGCGCCTCAATTGCAAGGCCGGAGCTCGCGTCGGTCACAAACGGCTCGGCGCCTTCCCGTAACAACAGCTTCACGAGCGACACGGCCGTGCGGCCCATGCCAACGATTGTAACCTTCTTTCCTTTGACATCCATACGCTATCTAAACTTCAGCGTGGCCAAACTCATGAGCGCGAAAATCAGTGCGACGATCAAAAAGCGGGTAACCACTTTCGTTTCGTTCCAGCCGAGCAACTCGAAGTGGTGATGCAGCGGTGCCATGCGGAACACGCGCTTGCCGCGCGTTTTGAACGATGCAACTTGGATCATCACGCTTGACGCTTCAATTACGAATAGCCCGCCCACGATGACAAGAAGCAACTCCTGTTTGGTGAGAATCGCCATCGCGCCAAGTGCGCCGCCGAGCGCGAGCGACCCCGTGTCGCCCATGAACACTTCCGCAGGGTGGCAGTTAAACCAGAGAAATCCAAGCCCCGCGCCAAGCATCGCACCGCCGAAGACAGTGAGTTCGCTGGCTTCGGGGACGTAGATGAGCAGCAGGTATTCAGACCAGTTGGCGCGGCTGATGACATATGCGATGCCGGTGTACGTGAGCAGCGAGATGATCGAGGCGCCGATCGCGAGGCCGTCGAGACCATCGGTCAAGTTGACCGCGTTGGATGCGCCGACGATGATCGTCAATACGAACAGAACGTACAAGATGCCAAACGGAATTAACACCATCTTGAGGAACGGAACTTCAACCTTCGTGTGTATGTCTGGGACGCTGGTTTCGACGATGTCGGGAAACGCGGTCTCAATCAGCAGCCGGTTGAAACGCCGTAGCTCGCGATCGGACAGGGCAGCGACGCCGGCCGCGGCGAAGTCGAGGGCTTCGTCTGACAAATTAGCGTTACTCCAGAGGTCCGCGTCGTAAAGTCTCCGATCGTCGATGAGATCTCGAAAACCAGCGAGTACGTCACGTCGCGTGTCGCCGGACCATGGACCTCCGCGGGGGGCGGCGTCGACGATTGCCCGTTTGGATTCCGGCAGCATGGCGACGCAACGCTTCGCCGCCGTGTCGGGAGACGTCACGTTCTGTTGAAGCGCTGGGATAAATTTGTCCCAATCCACGTCGTCTAGCGCGACGTAGGTCGCACTGTAGGCAATGGGGTTATATGTGAGGTACACACCCAGGAATATGCCGACAACGATTTGGCCGAGAAACTTTGCTTTTGCGCTGAGGCCTTGGTTGTGTTTCCGGCGAAGTTTCACGAAATCGTCGAGGAACCCGACGGCGCCCAACAGAATGACCGTCGCGAGCGCCAGAAGCAGCAAACGGTTCTCGAAGCGGCCCCACAAGACAAGGGCGATGAGCGCTGCAAGCACAATTAATGCACCGCCCATTGTTGGTGTACCCGCCTTGTTCTTGTGCAGTGCGTGGAGATCGGCGACATGCTCTTTCTTGATGTACTGTCCAATCTTGAGCGAACGAAGAAGGCGAATGACGGTTGGGCCGATGATGAGGGATACGAGAAACGCGGTCACGGCGGCGCCGCCGGTACGTACGGGGTAATACGTAAGTACATTGAACGCCGAAATCTTCGGCTCGATAAACAGTCCAAGGTAATAAAGCATCGCGCTATCCCGACAGAAACTTGAGCTGCTCGATGACGCGTTCCATGCGCATGCCGCGCGATCCTTTGACGAGCAAGACATCGTCCGGCCGCGCAACATCCAATATCGCGCGGGCTACGGCGGCGTGGTCGGGTAGGACTTCGGCGTGCGGGACCCCTGCGTCTCGAGCCGCGCTGATCATAGCAGATGCGCGTTCGCCGAGGGCAAACACGTGCGCGAGACCTAGCGTTCCGGTGAGCGTGCCGATCTGGGCGTGGAGCTGATCGGACGTTGGGCCAAGTTCCAGCATGTCGCCCAGCGCGGCAATGCGCGCACCACCCCTCGGACGTTCCGCAAGGCCCCGCAATGCGGCCGCCATACTCGCCGGACTCGCGTTGTACGTATCGTCGATGACGTCCAGCGCGCCGATGCGCAACTTCTTGAAGCGCGCCGGATCGGCGCATACCGCGCGAAGCGGCCCCTCGAATTCGGTAATGCCATGTTGCAGCCCGACGGCGATCGCGAGTAAGACGTTGCTCGCGTGCTCGCGCGACGGAAGGGGGAGACGAAGCTTTCCGACCGGTTCAATATCGAGGACGGCTTCACCGTCGTCTTCCATGTGATACGACTTCAGCACCACGTCGCCGCGATGTCCGTACAGAATCTTCCTGCACGCGACACGCTCGGCCACGCGCGCACACCATTCGTTTCCGGTGTTGACATAGAAGATTCCCTCGGGCGGGAGCGCCTCTGCAATCTCGCCTTTCGTATCGGCAATGTTTTCGATGCTGCCAAACCCTTCGAGATGCGCCGGGGCGATGAGCGTGATTGCCGATTCGCCCGGCTTCGTAAACGCGCACAACTCCGCGATATTGCCGCGCTTCGCCGCACCCATTTCGATGATGGCGGCTTGCGTGTTGCCATCGATCTGCAATAGGGAGAGGGGGCAGCCAATCTCGTTGTTAAGATTGCCCTGCGTCTTGACGATACGCAACCTCGTTGCAAGCACCGCTGCGATCATGTCCTTGGACGTCGTCTTCCCGCACGAGCCCGTGATCGCAAACACAATCGGCGAGTAGCGCGCACGATGGAACCCCGCAAACGATTGCAGCGCCGCCTGCGTATCGGGAACGACGAGGCAGACACCGGCAGCGTTCGGTTGCGTGGCAACGACTGCGCACGCGCCCTTCGAGAACGCATCGCGCACAAAGGCGTTCGCATCGAACTTCTCGCCCTTTAACGCGAAGAACACGTCACCCGGTTGGATCGTGCGGGTATCCGTCGACACACGTGAAAACGGCGTCGCGTTGCCGGCCGCATGGGATCCGACAGCGTGGGCCAGTTCTTCCACAGTGTAGGTCCAGCCCATTCGCTTACCGCTCCGCCAGGATTGCGCGCGCAACTTCGCGGTCGTCGAAGTGAATACGTTTGTTACCAAGAATCTGATAGTCCTCGTGACCTTTCCCCGCGATCATGATGAGATCACCCGGCTTCGCGATTGCGGTGGCGCGGCGAATCGCTTCCGACCGATCCAGGATCATTTCGTAGTCGTCGTATTTCCGCTTGTTTGCGTGCTGCAACCCCACCTCTATATCGAGCAGGATGCGTTCGGGGTCTTCGCTGCGCGGATTGTCGGACGTAACGATTGCGAAGTCCGCCAGTTCCGCGGCTACCGCGCCCATCTTGGGGCGTTTGGTTTTGTCGCGATCGCCGCCGCATCCGAATACGACAATGACACGGCCTTCGCAAATGCCGCGCGCGGCGGTCAACACGTTTCGAAGGCCGTCGTCGGTATGCGCGTAATCTACAATGACCTGAAAGTCCTGACCGGCGTCGACGTGCTCGAACCGCCCGGGAACATTCCGCAGCGTGCCAAGCGCGTCGGCGATTGCCTGCACGGGGACGCCGAGCCCGCCGCAAATCGCGGCGGCACACAACGCGTTGGATACGTTGTGTTTTCCGAGCATGCGCATTTTCACCGGCGCGGCGCCCCACGGCGTCGCAAGTGTGAATCTTGTCTCGCGCGCGGTAACGCTGGTCTTCTCAGCGCGGCAGTCGGCTCGGTCGCCGAAGGTGTGGCATCGCACGCGAGAGGCGGCGACGAAGGCGGGCGCGCAGGGATCGTCGTTGTTCACGGCGGTGAATGCGTCGCTGCCCTCGATGCGCTCAAACAGCATCAACTTCGCACGGCGATAGCTGTCCATATCCTTGTGATAATCGAGATGGTCCTGCGTCAGATTGGTGAACGCGCCGACGCGGTACCGGATGCCGGCGATGCGTTCCTGATCCAGGGCGTGCGAGCTGACTTCCATGACAATGTGCGACTCGCCCGCGTCGTACGCTTTCGCGAACATCTCGGCAAGTTCCTCGCCAAACGGCGTCGTGTGCTTTGCTGCGTGCATTGTGCCGGCGATGTCGTAGCCGATCGTTCCGAAGAATGCGCAGCGGCTGCCGCCCGTGCGCAGGATATGCTGGACCATCCGCGCGGAAGTGGTTTTTCCGTTGGTGCCGGTGATGCCTATGACGGTCATTTGCTTGGAAGGGTTGCCGTGCAGCGTGTGCGCAAGAATCCCGAGCGCCTTGCGCGCGTTCGGCACGCTCAAATAGGGCAGCCCCGCACTCTCCGAGAAGCCTGTCCGTTCGCCGATAACGGCGACGGCTCCCGCGCCCGCCGCCCATGATATGAAGTCGTGACCGTCTACGTGCGTTCCGGCCGCCGCGACGAATACAGCGCCGGGTTCGCAGCGGCGCGAGTCCTCGGTCACGCGCGTGATTGGCAATGGATCGAGCGGCCGGGCTGCGCAGCCGATGAGCGAAGGCACCTCGTTCAGCATCATCGCGCGGCAGTTTTCGTGTCGAGCGCGGAGAGCTTTGAGGCCGGGCCCGATTTCGCCGGTTCGGCGGGCGTAGCATTGCGCGTATTCGAGAACACTAGCCGGCACAACGGGACTTCTTGTATGGCGGTACCGGCGGCGGGGTCCTGTGACACGACCCAGCCGCTGCCCTGCGCGTCCCATTCGACGCCAAGCACCGCCAACTTGTCTTTCACCTGACGTTTCGTCAATCCAATCAAGCTCGGAAGTTGTCCAGGCCCGATGGGTTGATCCGTGTTGGCGCTGGCGAGTTCCGCTCCCTCCCCGATGTCTTGCAGGGGGTTGATGTCCAGCATTCCTGGAATCGCGGGCGCGGCCTGTGCCACGAGCACGTCGGCGTCGTTTTCCTCTTTGGTTTCGGTATACGTTCCCGGCGGCATCGGGTCTTCGGGGCATTCGAGCCGAATCAGCGATTCGCGGACGACCTCCTTAAACACGGGGCCGCACACGAATCCACCGTAGTAGATATCGCTCTTCGGGTTGCACACGACGATCACGGCGACGAGGCGCGGATCGGCGACGGGTCCGAACCCCGCAAACACGGCCGTGTGCCGGTCGGGGTAATATCCGCCGCCTTCGCTCTTGGGTCGGGCCACCTGCGCCGTACCAGTCTTGCCGCCGACGCGATACTCGGGAATCGCCGCGCGTTTGCCCGTGCCGTGCTCGACGACGCCGTAGCAAAGGTCGCGCATCGTCATCGCCGTCTGCGCCGACATGATTCGATCCGGTCCGCCCGGCTCGAATTGGTACGCGATCTGGCCGTCGTGGTCAACGACGTGATCGACGAGATGCGGCTCGACGAGATAACCACCGTTTGCAATCGCCGCGAACGCGCGGGCGAGTTGTGGCATCGTCACGGCGATTTCCTGTCCCATTGGCAGCGAAATCTCGGAGTACTTCGTCCATCGGCCGTCGGGATGATAGAACCCTGCGCTCTCGTGGCGGAAGTCACGGCCGGTCTTCACGCCGAATCCGAACTTGCGAATCCACGCGTCCAGCATTTCGGCCTTATGCGCTTCCACAATCCGGTGGGCGACCTTAATCGTGCCGATGTTGCTCGATTGCGCGAACATCTCCGCCAGCGTCACCGTACCCATCTTGTGCACGTCTCGTATGCGGCGCAGGCCGAAAGCGTTCCATGCTCCGCCTTCGCAATCGATCATGTCGGCGGGAGTTACCAGCCCGTGTTCGATGGCCGCGGTCAAGGGCACAATCTTGAATGCGGACCCGGGTTCAAAGACGAACGAAATCGCCGCATTTACGCGGGACTGCGCCGGATAATCGCCCGGCGCGTTGGGGTCGAAGGCAGGACGGGTCGCCATCGCGAGGATCGCACCGGTCGTGGGGTCCATTACGATGCCCATCGCGCTGGTCGCGAGTTTGTCTTCGATGACGAAGTCGAGTTGCTGTTCGAGAATATGCTGGATTGGTTTGTCGATGGTGAGGAATATGTCCGCGCCGCCTTCGGGCGCAACGTACTCGAGCGTCAACGGCATCAACATCGACCGCTTGCCGTCGACGCGCGATGTCTGCTTGCCGGGTATCGCTTTCAGGTACGTGTCATATTTCGCTTCAATGCCTTCAAGACCGTTCTGATCGCGATCCACAAAGCCGAGCACGTGCGCCGCCAATTGGCCCTCGGGATAGTGCCGCGCCGGTTCGTACT is a window from the Candidatus Hydrogenedentota bacterium genome containing:
- a CDS encoding transpeptidase family protein, giving the protein MAHRDRNGDGPRHAELPLTQSQRWRIRLVLWGMLAGLLIVALHLVRLQLFPDHRFLDAEGFHVGEAPIPLQRGRIYDREGRIFARERQAPSLFAYPPFLERPHEAAQSLAVRLGLDENDLIDRITRRASGGKMMQEVAIKRSLTPGELESIGNLNAWGEGGLRIKYEPARHYPEGQLAAHVLGFVDRDQNGLEGIEAKYDTYLKAIPGKQTSRVDGKRSMLMPLTLEYVAPEGGADIFLTIDKPIQHILEQQLDFVIEDKLATSAMGIVMDPTTGAILAMATRPAFDPNAPGDYPAQSRVNAAISFVFEPGSAFKIVPLTAAIEHGLVTPADMIDCEGGAWNAFGLRRIRDVHKMGTVTLAEMFAQSSNIGTIKVAHRIVEAHKAEMLDAWIRKFGFGVKTGRDFRHESAGFYHPDGRWTKYSEISLPMGQEIAVTMPQLARAFAAIANGGYLVEPHLVDHVVDHDGQIAYQFEPGGPDRIMSAQTAMTMRDLCYGVVEHGTGKRAAIPEYRVGGKTGTAQVARPKSEGGGYYPDRHTAVFAGFGPVADPRLVAVIVVCNPKSDIYYGGFVCGPVFKEVVRESLIRLECPEDPMPPGTYTETKEENDADVLVAQAAPAIPGMLDINPLQDIGEGAELASANTDQPIGPGQLPSLIGLTKRQVKDKLAVLGVEWDAQGSGWVVSQDPAAGTAIQEVPLCRLVFSNTRNATPAEPAKSGPASKLSALDTKTAAR
- a CDS encoding UDP-N-acetylmuramoyl-L-alanyl-D-glutamate--2,6-diaminopimelate ligase, translating into MMLNEVPSLIGCAARPLDPLPITRVTEDSRRCEPGAVFVAAAGTHVDGHDFISWAAGAGAVAVIGERTGFSESAGLPYLSVPNARKALGILAHTLHGNPSKQMTVIGITGTNGKTTSARMVQHILRTGGSRCAFFGTIGYDIAGTMHAAKHTTPFGEELAEMFAKAYDAGESHIVMEVSSHALDQERIAGIRYRVGAFTNLTQDHLDYHKDMDSYRRAKLMLFERIEGSDAFTAVNNDDPCAPAFVAASRVRCHTFGDRADCRAEKTSVTARETRFTLATPWGAAPVKMRMLGKHNVSNALCAAAICGGLGVPVQAIADALGTLRNVPGRFEHVDAGQDFQVIVDYAHTDDGLRNVLTAARGICEGRVIVVFGCGGDRDKTKRPKMGAVAAELADFAIVTSDNPRSEDPERILLDIEVGLQHANKRKYDDYEMILDRSEAIRRATAIAKPGDLIMIAGKGHEDYQILGNKRIHFDDREVARAILAER
- the murF gene encoding UDP-N-acetylmuramoyl-tripeptide--D-alanyl-D-alanine ligase; the protein is MGWTYTVEELAHAVGSHAAGNATPFSRVSTDTRTIQPGDVFFALKGEKFDANAFVRDAFSKGACAVVATQPNAAGVCLVVPDTQAALQSFAGFHRARYSPIVFAITGSCGKTTSKDMIAAVLATRLRIVKTQGNLNNEIGCPLSLLQIDGNTQAAIIEMGAAKRGNIAELCAFTKPGESAITLIAPAHLEGFGSIENIADTKGEIAEALPPEGIFYVNTGNEWCARVAERVACRKILYGHRGDVVLKSYHMEDDGEAVLDIEPVGKLRLPLPSREHASNVLLAIAVGLQHGITEFEGPLRAVCADPARFKKLRIGALDVIDDTYNASPASMAAALRGLAERPRGGARIAALGDMLELGPTSDQLHAQIGTLTGTLGLAHVFALGERASAMISAARDAGVPHAEVLPDHAAVARAILDVARPDDVLLVKGSRGMRMERVIEQLKFLSG